A window from Marinagarivorans cellulosilyticus encodes these proteins:
- a CDS encoding L-lactate permease: protein MYILSAAVPIFSVLVLLVALRLPASKAMPLSLLLTFIGCFWVWKMPFVHIFAAATEGVVIAVSILWIVFGAIALLNVLKKVGAIEIIQQGFTQLTPDRRIQAIVIAWLFGAFLEGASGFGSPAAIAAPLLCSLGFPPIAAVVAALVGDSAPVTFGAVGTPILIGLTEGAPSLSPTEIQAIASRAALFDIAVATFIPLLIAMLLTRYWGERKSWREGLEIWPFALLCGASFTITAWAVCTFLGPEFPSIIGGLVGLGCALLAIKKNYLMPKKIWRFKNDEPQLLPHGPSRQQLLFAWAPYFAVASLLVLSRIDALPIKALLKQITINTGPILGSNIQTSFEPLYSPAMIFIVVAVITQLAAKQVQANVNRKTIEPDLQTPWLNALKTLLPTSIALMASVPMVRMFIHSDINNQGLEAMPIVLAELAANQFSAAWPIFAPFVGALGSFVAGSATFSNMMFSNLQLAVAQQLNLPTTNMLALQLLGSNAGNMICVSNVVAAASVVKIAGSEGQIIRHTLLPMLLYVLAAGTIGLLLV from the coding sequence ATGTACATTCTTTCTGCCGCGGTACCAATCTTTTCTGTTTTAGTGCTTTTAGTTGCCTTAAGGTTACCTGCATCTAAAGCGATGCCACTAAGCCTTTTGTTGACCTTTATCGGCTGTTTCTGGGTATGGAAAATGCCTTTCGTCCACATCTTTGCTGCGGCAACGGAAGGGGTAGTCATTGCTGTTAGTATTTTATGGATCGTTTTTGGCGCTATTGCATTACTCAATGTATTAAAAAAAGTAGGTGCCATTGAAATTATTCAGCAAGGCTTTACCCAATTAACGCCAGACCGACGCATTCAAGCAATTGTTATTGCTTGGCTATTTGGCGCCTTCTTAGAAGGCGCGTCTGGTTTTGGCTCGCCAGCCGCTATTGCAGCACCACTTTTGTGCTCACTGGGGTTCCCTCCCATTGCCGCCGTCGTTGCTGCGCTGGTTGGCGATTCCGCACCCGTCACTTTTGGCGCGGTTGGCACTCCGATCCTAATAGGCCTAACTGAGGGTGCCCCAAGCTTGTCACCGACTGAAATACAAGCTATCGCCAGCCGCGCAGCATTATTTGATATCGCAGTTGCAACTTTTATCCCGCTATTAATTGCAATGTTGCTCACGCGCTACTGGGGGGAGCGAAAGTCTTGGCGTGAAGGGCTTGAAATTTGGCCATTTGCTTTGCTTTGCGGCGCAAGTTTCACAATTACCGCCTGGGCTGTTTGCACTTTTTTAGGGCCGGAGTTTCCATCGATTATTGGAGGTTTAGTCGGTTTGGGTTGCGCACTATTGGCGATTAAAAAAAATTACTTAATGCCAAAAAAAATCTGGCGCTTTAAAAATGATGAGCCCCAACTGCTACCGCACGGGCCTAGCCGACAACAGCTCCTATTCGCTTGGGCGCCCTATTTTGCTGTTGCTAGTCTTTTGGTGTTAAGTCGAATTGACGCCTTGCCAATAAAAGCCTTGCTAAAGCAGATCACAATCAACACCGGGCCAATATTGGGTTCGAATATTCAAACAAGTTTTGAGCCGCTGTATTCACCAGCAATGATTTTTATTGTTGTAGCCGTTATTACCCAGCTAGCTGCTAAACAAGTGCAAGCCAACGTTAACCGTAAAACTATCGAGCCAGACTTACAAACACCTTGGCTAAATGCACTTAAAACACTTCTACCGACAAGTATTGCTTTAATGGCTTCCGTTCCGATGGTGCGCATGTTTATTCATTCTGATATCAACAACCAGGGGCTAGAGGCTATGCCCATAGTACTGGCAGAACTCGCGGCCAACCAGTTTAGTGCTGCATGGCCTATTTTCGCACCTTTCGTGGGCGCCCTTGGCTCTTTCGTTGCTGGCTCTGCCACTTTTTCGAATATGATGTTTTCTAATTTGCAGCTCGCCGTTGCTCAGCAACTTAACCTACCCACTACAAATATGTTGGCGTTGCAGCTTCTTGGCTCAAATGCCGGCAATATGATATGCGTATCGAATGTTGTTGCAGCCGCTTCTGTCGTTAAGATCGCCGGCTCAGAAGGCCAAATAATCCGGCACACGTTGCTCCCAATGTTATTGTATGTGCTGGCTGCCGGCACCATTGGGCTATTACTTGTTTAG
- a CDS encoding NarK family nitrate/nitrite MFS transporter → MSSSNLNLLDVSKANVRLLHLSWFAFFLTFMVWFSHAPLKPLIMEAFNLTGAQWKALLILNVALTIPARIVVGILVDKFGPRIVYSLLLFSSGIMCLAFASAQTYEQLALTRFLLGFVGAGFVIGIRLVGEWFPARQVGLAEGVYGGWGNFGSAAAAFTLPTLAIAFYGGEDGWRYAIGTTGVVAMIYSFIFYLRARNTPKGSTYFKPKKSGGLEVSNRKDFFFYLAMNIPMYLILAVLAWKLSPSGVGLLSQSTTYLLYAVLVALFIFQFSQIYKVNKEMLKTGDVEPHQRYKFKQVAILDWAYFVTFGSELAVVSMLPAFFMETFDGMSIAVAGALGAAFAFMNLVARPGGGYLSDKFGRRKSMSIFILGLSAGYFILSQVSGSWPIPLAVLAVMCCSFFVQAGEGAVFAIVPLVKRRMTGQIAGMAGAYGNVGAVTFLTIYSFVDASTFFMIIGASALVIFGVVQFLEEPDGHMAEVHEDGTVEKIELT, encoded by the coding sequence ATGAGCTCCTCAAACTTAAATCTTCTTGATGTTAGTAAGGCGAATGTTCGCTTATTACACCTCTCTTGGTTTGCATTTTTCCTAACCTTTATGGTTTGGTTTAGTCATGCTCCGCTTAAACCCCTCATTATGGAGGCCTTTAATTTAACCGGCGCACAATGGAAAGCACTGTTGATTTTAAATGTGGCCCTTACTATTCCGGCACGAATAGTTGTTGGCATTTTGGTTGACAAATTTGGCCCGCGCATTGTTTATAGCTTACTTCTATTTAGCTCAGGCATTATGTGTCTGGCATTTGCTTCGGCTCAAACTTATGAGCAACTTGCATTAACACGATTTCTATTGGGTTTTGTCGGCGCTGGTTTTGTTATTGGTATTCGACTTGTTGGAGAATGGTTCCCTGCACGCCAAGTTGGTTTAGCCGAAGGCGTTTACGGCGGCTGGGGTAACTTTGGTTCGGCGGCTGCAGCCTTTACCTTACCGACGCTTGCCATTGCCTTTTACGGCGGCGAAGACGGCTGGCGCTACGCGATTGGCACCACGGGTGTTGTTGCGATGATTTATTCATTCATTTTTTACTTGCGCGCACGCAACACGCCTAAAGGCTCAACCTATTTTAAGCCTAAAAAATCAGGTGGCCTTGAAGTTAGTAACCGCAAAGACTTTTTCTTTTATTTAGCCATGAATATCCCAATGTATTTGATCCTTGCGGTACTCGCATGGAAATTATCACCATCAGGTGTTGGCCTCTTATCTCAAAGTACAACTTATCTTTTGTATGCTGTACTCGTTGCGCTTTTCATTTTTCAGTTTTCTCAAATTTATAAAGTTAACAAAGAGATGCTTAAAACGGGTGATGTTGAGCCTCATCAGCGTTATAAATTTAAGCAAGTGGCCATTTTAGATTGGGCTTACTTTGTTACCTTTGGTTCTGAACTGGCCGTTGTTTCTATGCTTCCTGCATTTTTTATGGAAACGTTTGATGGCATGTCGATAGCCGTTGCCGGCGCACTCGGCGCAGCATTTGCCTTTATGAACTTGGTTGCACGTCCTGGCGGCGGTTATTTAAGTGATAAATTCGGTCGACGCAAATCAATGAGTATATTTATTCTTGGCTTGTCTGCCGGCTACTTTATTTTGTCTCAGGTTTCTGGCTCTTGGCCAATTCCCTTGGCAGTTCTAGCGGTTATGTGCTGCTCTTTCTTTGTGCAAGCTGGTGAAGGGGCTGTATTTGCCATTGTGCCACTGGTAAAACGCCGCATGACCGGCCAAATCGCGGGTATGGCAGGTGCTTACGGTAATGTTGGTGCCGTTACCTTCCTAACCATTTACAGCTTTGTTGATGCATCCACTTTCTTTATGATTATTGGCGCCAGCGCTCTGGTTATTTTTGGTGTCGTACAATTCTTAGAAGAACCTGATGGACACATGGCCGAGGTGCACGAAGATGGTACCGTCGAAAAAATCGAACTAACCTAA
- a CDS encoding PP2C family protein-serine/threonine phosphatase, with translation MPLPYYNAKTDVGLVRNNNEDALLVSPSLKLWAVADGMGGHASGEVASAVANITIEESIEAGASLSEAIQRAHKAVLNEATEQPQYRGMGSTIVAVQSSGTQYQVAWVGDSRAYLWTHSQLGRQLEQLTTDHSYVQMLYQAGAITAKELNTHPERNVITQCLGSLELSSVNVETVDREWRKGDWLLLCSDGLTDAVGDQAICDILSAHTEIPSAVDALVQAALDNGGRDNVSVLIVSRPPTGFNRILRALGV, from the coding sequence ATGCCGCTACCCTACTATAATGCTAAAACCGATGTTGGTTTAGTCCGCAACAATAATGAGGACGCCCTCCTAGTAAGCCCTTCGCTTAAATTATGGGCCGTGGCAGACGGAATGGGTGGCCACGCTTCCGGCGAAGTTGCCAGCGCGGTTGCCAATATCACCATAGAAGAGTCTATAGAAGCTGGCGCTAGTCTTAGCGAGGCCATTCAGCGCGCGCACAAAGCGGTATTGAATGAAGCGACAGAGCAACCTCAGTATCGCGGGATGGGGTCGACGATTGTTGCGGTTCAATCCAGCGGCACGCAATATCAAGTGGCCTGGGTTGGCGATAGCCGCGCCTACTTGTGGACGCACAGCCAGCTAGGCCGGCAGTTAGAACAGCTCACCACCGATCACTCTTATGTTCAAATGCTGTATCAGGCCGGCGCGATTACCGCCAAAGAACTCAACACGCACCCAGAGCGCAACGTCATCACGCAATGCCTAGGCTCACTAGAGCTTAGCAGCGTGAATGTCGAAACCGTAGACAGAGAATGGCGCAAAGGCGACTGGTTATTGCTTTGCAGTGACGGCCTTACCGATGCTGTTGGCGATCAAGCTATTTGCGATATTCTGAGCGCCCACACAGAAATCCCCTCTGCCGTTGACGCCTTGGTTCAGGCAGCCCTTGATAACGGCGGCCGAGACAACGTGTCTGTGCTTATTGTTAGCCGCCCCCCCACCGGTTTTAATCGAATTCTTCGCGCCTTAGGCGTATAG
- a CDS encoding FHA domain-containing protein, translating into MLQLRFTNSAKPAMWLVAPKYTFGSKHDCDCVLAQPGVVEHHADIIVEGEAVSLVRIDGSAIIQVNGHTVAASQVLKPGDLISMGEAELAIADPKQEGPKRDFSDKTNLRSALNLKSVPEGEAEAPWHLRPLNTTLAKSDGFDLHGTMLLGRSKECDICIPASHLSRKHAKFIVTDAGLTVEDLGSSNGTFINGARIERISLHHGDEVSFDTLRFRVEAASNVEDVTTLRAALDETQIRQAVTPKQIERQKPSSGAGRKSPPVRPRLSSASTGRSNDDSSADTIKLLLGAGIVIGVVAWLAWFLLT; encoded by the coding sequence ATGCTTCAGCTGCGTTTTACCAACTCCGCAAAGCCGGCCATGTGGCTTGTCGCGCCAAAATATACTTTTGGATCTAAGCACGATTGCGATTGTGTGCTGGCCCAACCGGGTGTCGTTGAGCACCATGCAGACATTATTGTCGAAGGCGAAGCCGTTTCTTTGGTTCGTATTGACGGCAGCGCCATTATTCAGGTTAATGGCCACACCGTTGCCGCCAGCCAAGTATTGAAACCTGGGGATCTTATCTCAATGGGAGAGGCAGAGCTTGCCATTGCCGACCCAAAGCAAGAAGGCCCTAAAAGGGATTTTTCTGATAAGACCAATTTACGCTCTGCGCTAAACCTAAAAAGTGTGCCAGAGGGCGAAGCTGAAGCGCCGTGGCACTTAAGGCCACTTAATACGACGCTTGCTAAAAGCGATGGTTTTGACCTGCACGGTACAATGTTGCTTGGGCGCTCAAAAGAGTGTGATATCTGCATTCCGGCATCACACTTATCCCGCAAGCATGCCAAATTTATTGTTACAGATGCAGGCTTAACCGTTGAGGATTTGGGCTCATCGAATGGTACGTTTATCAATGGCGCAAGAATCGAGCGCATATCGTTACATCATGGAGATGAGGTCAGCTTTGATACGCTGCGCTTTCGGGTCGAAGCGGCAAGCAACGTCGAAGATGTAACTACGTTGCGCGCAGCGCTGGATGAAACGCAAATTAGACAGGCCGTTACGCCAAAACAAATCGAGCGCCAAAAGCCGTCATCTGGCGCTGGTCGAAAGTCCCCGCCTGTGCGCCCGAGGTTAAGTAGTGCCAGCACGGGGCGTTCTAATGATGACTCCTCAGCAGATACCATTAAGCTGTTGCTAGGTGCGGGCATTGTTATTGGCGTAGTCGCATGGCTTGCTTGGTTTTTGCTTACTTAA
- a CDS encoding DUF5610 domain-containing protein, with protein sequence MNIIPHNQSLVSRQLGINVSAAGKDGGGDPANTAKSAQSDGTHQPSVRVSLSQASIEVARVNATNGVQPTLIDKPANNPFANNILNAINGQLAVDVADGATQEELQSRLEAGLSGFLSGFDEAFEQLSALSEFTGDIRGDVLSTKTQVLAGLAETAEQLGLDPSAIVQAQSNLDAQLSEHSQAAGEPETQVLNTQAPSLGAFDAFAASQNSFRFELETADGDKIEILVDSLKAAELHANGKGASGQVAQQNQFEFRVEGELDSDELKAINDLLNQVNSVSESFFGGNVEQAFEQAVSMGFDSEEIQSFSLKLTQTSFSQVQSTYGADTGGSADARAEPSKNLVHLGNFLQELEKANILAEEMGQQLSLVTELADNISKARGLGQASIADFVARLAP encoded by the coding sequence ATGAACATTATTCCGCACAATCAATCTTTGGTGTCTCGCCAGCTTGGCATCAACGTTTCCGCAGCCGGCAAAGACGGCGGCGGCGATCCCGCCAATACCGCGAAGTCAGCCCAAAGTGACGGTACTCACCAACCTTCCGTACGGGTTTCATTAAGTCAGGCCTCGATTGAGGTTGCGCGCGTTAATGCAACTAATGGCGTACAGCCGACGCTAATTGATAAGCCTGCAAATAACCCGTTCGCCAATAACATTCTTAATGCCATTAATGGCCAGCTTGCAGTGGATGTTGCTGACGGAGCAACCCAAGAAGAGCTGCAATCACGCCTTGAGGCAGGCCTAAGTGGCTTTTTGAGCGGCTTTGATGAGGCGTTTGAGCAACTCTCGGCGCTATCGGAGTTTACTGGTGATATCCGCGGTGATGTCTTGTCTACCAAGACCCAAGTACTTGCTGGCTTAGCGGAAACAGCCGAACAGCTAGGGCTAGACCCAAGCGCGATAGTACAGGCTCAAAGTAATTTAGATGCACAGCTTTCTGAGCATTCGCAGGCCGCAGGCGAGCCAGAAACACAAGTGCTGAATACGCAGGCTCCGTCTTTAGGTGCGTTTGATGCTTTCGCGGCTAGTCAAAATAGCTTTCGCTTTGAGTTAGAGACCGCGGATGGCGATAAAATTGAGATTTTAGTCGATTCATTAAAAGCAGCTGAGCTTCACGCCAATGGCAAGGGTGCCTCAGGCCAGGTTGCGCAGCAAAATCAATTTGAGTTTCGGGTTGAAGGCGAGCTCGATAGTGATGAATTAAAAGCAATTAATGACTTGCTTAACCAGGTTAACTCTGTGAGTGAAAGCTTTTTTGGTGGCAATGTTGAGCAAGCGTTTGAGCAAGCAGTAAGCATGGGGTTTGATAGCGAAGAAATCCAAAGCTTTTCACTTAAGCTAACACAAACAAGTTTTTCACAGGTACAAAGTACATACGGTGCTGATACCGGCGGTTCTGCCGATGCGCGTGCCGAGCCCAGCAAAAACCTTGTGCATTTAGGTAATTTTTTACAAGAGCTAGAAAAAGCCAACATATTGGCTGAAGAAATGGGGCAGCAATTAAGCTTAGTAACGGAGCTTGCAGATAATATCAGTAAGGCTCGAGGATTGGGGCAAGCAAGTATTGCCGATTTTGTCGCTCGCTTGGCGCCATAA
- a CDS encoding Fur family transcriptional regulator, which yields MKDSELTRIIGKASEICAATGGRLTEKRQRILTLLVTSAVPLSAYEVADAYNRNAENAMPAMSVYRILDFLEAGQLVHKLASANKYIACSHIACSHSHEVPQFLICNKCQSVKEIAIQKSIVDELDEQVKGAGYQLMNSQLELDCVCQACLKTAS from the coding sequence ATGAAGGATAGCGAACTGACGCGGATTATTGGCAAAGCCTCTGAGATCTGTGCGGCCACGGGCGGGCGCTTAACAGAAAAGCGTCAGCGAATACTGACACTGCTGGTGACGTCGGCAGTGCCTTTGTCGGCTTATGAAGTTGCCGATGCCTATAACCGCAATGCGGAAAACGCCATGCCTGCAATGTCGGTTTATCGAATACTCGATTTTTTGGAAGCAGGGCAGCTGGTTCACAAGCTGGCTTCGGCCAACAAATATATTGCCTGCTCCCATATTGCTTGCTCACATTCCCACGAGGTTCCTCAGTTTCTGATTTGTAATAAATGCCAGTCAGTAAAAGAAATTGCCATACAAAAAAGTATTGTTGATGAGCTTGATGAGCAGGTGAAAGGCGCGGGCTATCAGCTGATGAACTCGCAGTTGGAGCTAGACTGCGTGTGTCAGGCGTGCCTGAAGACGGCATCTTAG
- a CDS encoding UxaA family hydrolase produces MSKDTSDLSPSTQQSLLQLHSHDNVAVALRPLSAGTIVKLANQTITLQSDVSVMHKVAIKNISADQPVIKYGQPIGIAIQPVAVGEDVHNHNCEMANQTKDFNFCSNISMPKMVAEAEQAQFMGYHREGGRIGTRNFVGIITTVNCSATVASHIAASLNTPEVLKDYPNVDGVVALTHEGGCGMKSSGEGYELLERVLTGYAKHPNFGGVLIIGLGCETMQIQRLINENALHESPRCQALNIQDAGGTRQSISKGIDAVKSLLAKANLDTRTAAPASHLTVALQCGGSDAFSGVTANPALGVAADLLVSHGGTVIYSETPEIYGAEHLLTQRSINPAVANAVLDRIKWWENYTEINGFELNNNPSPGNKLGGLTTIAEKSLGAQSKSGTSALQAVYLYAEPATAKGLVFMDSPGFDPVSVTGQVASGANVICFTTGRGSAFGFKPVPCIKLGSNNALYEQMGEDIDVNCGEIISGKETVTECGQRIFQEILDVASGKAPKSESFGYGLNEFNPWRIGATV; encoded by the coding sequence ATGAGCAAAGACACGAGCGACCTAAGCCCGAGTACGCAGCAAAGCTTGCTGCAACTCCACAGCCATGACAACGTTGCCGTTGCCCTACGGCCCCTTAGCGCCGGTACAATAGTTAAGCTAGCTAATCAAACCATTACATTACAGTCAGACGTTAGCGTGATGCACAAGGTTGCTATTAAGAATATCTCAGCAGACCAGCCTGTCATTAAGTATGGCCAACCTATTGGCATTGCAATCCAGCCCGTTGCGGTTGGCGAAGACGTTCACAATCACAACTGTGAAATGGCCAACCAAACGAAGGACTTTAACTTTTGCAGCAACATCAGCATGCCTAAAATGGTTGCAGAAGCCGAGCAGGCCCAGTTTATGGGGTATCACCGCGAAGGTGGCCGCATTGGAACACGCAACTTTGTTGGCATTATCACAACCGTTAATTGCTCCGCTACCGTTGCCAGCCATATTGCAGCTTCATTGAATACACCAGAAGTCCTTAAAGATTATCCCAATGTTGATGGTGTCGTCGCCCTAACTCACGAAGGTGGCTGCGGCATGAAATCCAGCGGTGAAGGTTATGAACTACTGGAGCGCGTGCTAACAGGTTACGCAAAACATCCAAATTTTGGTGGCGTTTTGATTATTGGCTTAGGCTGCGAAACAATGCAGATCCAACGTTTAATCAATGAAAACGCACTGCACGAAAGCCCCCGTTGCCAAGCGCTGAACATCCAAGATGCCGGCGGCACCCGCCAGAGCATAAGTAAAGGTATTGACGCTGTAAAATCACTGCTGGCTAAGGCCAACTTAGATACGCGCACTGCTGCCCCGGCCAGCCATTTAACGGTTGCCCTGCAGTGTGGTGGGTCTGATGCGTTTTCTGGTGTTACGGCTAACCCGGCTCTAGGCGTGGCGGCAGACTTGCTGGTCAGCCACGGCGGCACGGTAATCTACTCCGAAACGCCCGAAATATATGGCGCAGAGCATTTGTTAACGCAGCGCTCTATCAACCCAGCGGTAGCAAACGCGGTATTAGATAGAATCAAATGGTGGGAAAATTACACCGAAATAAACGGATTTGAGCTAAACAACAATCCATCGCCCGGCAACAAACTGGGCGGCCTAACAACCATTGCCGAAAAATCGCTTGGTGCGCAATCTAAAAGTGGCACCAGCGCCTTGCAGGCGGTATACCTTTATGCCGAACCTGCCACAGCCAAAGGCCTAGTGTTTATGGATAGTCCTGGCTTTGACCCGGTTTCAGTGACTGGACAAGTAGCCTCAGGCGCCAATGTTATATGCTTTACCACTGGGCGAGGGTCCGCCTTTGGCTTTAAGCCTGTGCCTTGCATCAAGCTAGGCAGCAATAACGCACTTTACGAGCAGATGGGCGAAGATATTGATGTTAACTGCGGTGAGATTATTAGCGGTAAAGAAACCGTGACCGAGTGCGGGCAACGCATTTTTCAAGAGATTCTAGATGTGGCCTCTGGCAAGGCGCCTAAAAGTGAAAGTTTTGGTTACGGCTTAAACGAATTTAACCCTTGGCGCATTGGTGCAACTGTTTAG
- a CDS encoding FadR/GntR family transcriptional regulator, producing the protein MNYISKDGDHGVTGGGAVQSALEDVASGRLYQKVAHELAERISQGEYPVGTRLPAERKLAERFNVSRPTIREAIIALELVGCVEVKSGSGVYVTSSGSSEALAGAVLDVGAFEILEARLVFESEIAAVAAKAITDEELEDLKVALHSMEVENAQDEVSENADEIFHNIIAKATHNEAMISVCKHLWSMRNQSNVSASILDKVRQAGSRPRIEEHRAILDALVARDPEAARAAMKEHLSRVADQLLESTEAQAIEEAKKSVSRERERFAMVR; encoded by the coding sequence ATGAATTACATAAGTAAAGATGGCGATCACGGCGTCACGGGTGGTGGCGCAGTGCAATCTGCATTAGAGGATGTGGCCTCGGGGCGACTGTATCAAAAAGTCGCGCATGAGCTGGCAGAGCGTATATCGCAAGGTGAGTACCCTGTGGGTACAAGGTTGCCCGCCGAACGAAAGTTAGCCGAACGTTTTAATGTCAGCAGGCCTACAATACGCGAGGCCATTATTGCGCTGGAGCTTGTTGGATGTGTTGAAGTAAAAAGTGGCTCGGGTGTTTACGTAACATCTTCTGGAAGCTCTGAGGCATTAGCTGGCGCTGTGCTTGATGTCGGCGCGTTTGAAATCTTAGAGGCGCGTTTAGTTTTTGAAAGCGAAATTGCTGCCGTTGCTGCAAAAGCCATTACGGATGAAGAGTTGGAGGATTTAAAGGTCGCACTGCACTCGATGGAAGTCGAAAACGCACAAGATGAGGTGTCTGAAAACGCTGATGAGATTTTCCACAACATCATTGCGAAGGCGACCCATAACGAAGCGATGATTTCAGTTTGTAAGCATCTGTGGTCAATGCGCAATCAATCGAATGTCTCTGCTTCGATTCTAGATAAGGTTCGCCAAGCTGGCTCGCGCCCGCGCATAGAAGAGCACAGGGCTATTTTAGATGCCTTGGTAGCGCGGGACCCCGAAGCCGCTCGCGCTGCGATGAAGGAGCACCTTTCACGTGTCGCCGACCAATTGCTTGAGTCCACTGAAGCGCAGGCCATAGAAGAAGCCAAAAAAAGTGTTAGCCGCGAGCGCGAGCGCTTTGCCATGGTTCGCTAG